One Caldivirga sp. genomic window, CTTAACGGCTCTCCAGCTTGTTGAGAAGTAGAATTCCCCCTCAGCATACTTGGATCTGGCTATTGGGTATGCTGCATTATTATATATTATAACGCCCACGCTCCACTCTGGAGCCTTCCTGGCAACCTCCTTAACATCCAATTCCCCTTCCTCTCCACCCTCCTCTTCCTCCTCATCCCTCTCTGGATGTTCCTCGTCTTCAGCCACCATTAAGTCTCACCTGGCTTATTTATAAAACATACGTCCACTTAAGCGAGAAGGATTTTTAACACCACCCTGGCTCTGTTGAATTATGAAGCTTAATGGTCAAAAACCCTGGGGTGATGGCGTTAATGTTGAGAACCTGTGGCAGTTAATTGAAAACAATACGCTAGCACTAGTTAAATGCGTACCAGATACTAGTGATATTAGGCAAGTTAATCCCCAGGAGTTTGAGTTCAAGATAATGGTTCGCATGGGTCCAGTTAGTGGAACCTTTAATTCAAGGGTTAAAATAGAGAGCATTGATAAGGCATCCGGGAGAGTCGCAATGACTCTGAACTCTAAGGGGCCTGGTGCAGTTATGAATGCTTCAATAACGGCTACCATAAGTCAAACAGGCGTATCCTACGATGCTGACGTCAACCTAAGCGGCTTACTTGCAGCTGTTGGGGAGAGGTTAATTAGGAATTACATTGATGGTAAGCTTAATGAGTTCCTAAACAATCTAGTTAAGCTAGCTAAGACTGGTCAATGCTAAGAGCCTACCTCCTCAGTCTTGGGTTTATTGCCTCATCTATCCCGTAGGCTAACTCTATGAGGCCAACCATGAATAATGTCACAAATATTGTTGGGAAGAGGAAGTACCATATTGCTGATGAGCCATAAGCTGCACCTAATGATAATGCATTATTAATCATGTAACCCCAGTTAGTTGGGTCAAAGGGAAGCAGGCCTAAGTAGTATAATCCAACCGCAGCGTAGAGTGAACCTTCCATGTTAAGAATTAGGTTAATCCAAACATAGGGTAATACTATTGGTAAAATCTCCCTAAGAAGAATGAAGCCCCACCCTAATCCAAGCACCTTAGAGACTTCAATATAGGGATACTCCTTGGATGCTAGTACCTGTGACCTAACGGACCTAGCTAACCC contains:
- a CDS encoding carbon monoxide dehydrogenase subunit G, whose translation is MKLNGQKPWGDGVNVENLWQLIENNTLALVKCVPDTSDIRQVNPQEFEFKIMVRMGPVSGTFNSRVKIESIDKASGRVAMTLNSKGPGAVMNASITATISQTGVSYDADVNLSGLLAAVGERLIRNYIDGKLNEFLNNLVKLAKTGQC
- a CDS encoding ABC transporter permease → PRLWPPIYWFGTDNVGEPILIDIANGAPFIIEISFLAGLYTTLIGLIVGLISGYFGGIVDSIIMLFNDALLTIPSLLITVIVAVMVHTTNPLILAGVLSITGWTGLARSVRSQVLASKEYPYIEVSKVLGLGWGFILLREILPIVLPYVWINLILNMEGSLYAAVGLYYLGLLPFDPTNWGYMINNALSLGAAYGSSAIWYFLFPTIFVTLFMVGLIELAYGIDEAINPRLRR